A genome region from Mycolicibacterium litorale includes the following:
- the hisI gene encoding phosphoribosyl-AMP cyclohydrolase: MSLDASIASRLKRDANGLFTAVAQERGTGQVLMVAWMDDIALDRTLRTRRATYWSRSRGEHWVKGETSGHTQYVHSVRLDCDGDTVLLEVDQTGAACHTGAHTCFDADLLLGPE, encoded by the coding sequence ATGAGTTTGGATGCCTCGATCGCGTCGCGGCTGAAACGCGACGCCAACGGCCTGTTCACCGCGGTCGCGCAGGAACGCGGCACCGGACAGGTGCTGATGGTGGCGTGGATGGACGACATCGCGCTCGACCGCACGTTGCGCACCCGCCGTGCCACCTACTGGTCGCGGTCGCGCGGGGAGCACTGGGTCAAGGGCGAGACGTCGGGCCACACCCAGTACGTGCACTCGGTGCGGTTGGACTGCGACGGTGACACCGTCCTGCTCGAGGTGGACCAGACCGGTGCGGCCTGCCACACCGGTGCGCACACCTGCTTCGACGCCGACCTGCTGCTCGGCCCGGAGTAG
- a CDS encoding peroxiredoxin, which produces MKRGDRVDDFELPDQTGTVRSLSALLADGPVVLFFYPAAMTPGCTKEACHFRDLAAEFAAVGATRVGISTDAVDKQARFADTQRFDYPLLSDADGVVAERFGVKRGLLGRFLPVKRTTFVIDTDRTVLEVFSSELNMEAHADRALAVLRQRQSA; this is translated from the coding sequence ATGAAACGTGGTGACCGCGTCGACGACTTCGAACTGCCCGACCAGACCGGCACGGTGCGAAGCCTCTCGGCGCTGCTGGCCGACGGGCCGGTGGTGTTGTTCTTCTATCCGGCGGCGATGACACCCGGCTGCACGAAGGAGGCCTGCCACTTCCGTGACCTGGCCGCGGAGTTCGCCGCCGTCGGCGCGACGCGCGTCGGGATCAGCACCGATGCGGTGGACAAACAGGCCCGCTTCGCCGACACCCAGCGCTTCGACTACCCGCTGCTCTCCGACGCCGACGGCGTCGTCGCCGAACGGTTCGGCGTCAAGCGCGGGCTGCTGGGCAGGTTCCTGCCGGTCAAGCGAACCACGTTCGTGATCGACACCGACCGCACGGTGCTCGAGGTGTTCTCCAGCGAGCTCAACATGGAAGCCCACGCGGACAGGGCGCTGGCCGTGTTGCGGCAGCGCCAGTCCGCCTGA